One Pieris napi chromosome 24, ilPieNapi1.2, whole genome shotgun sequence DNA window includes the following coding sequences:
- the LOC125061743 gene encoding succinate--CoA ligase [ADP-forming] subunit beta, mitochondrial — MATLLPRSLNFAETVLLKNGTKLLAASSNKVPNKQQVRNLNVHEYVSYTLLRDNGIPVPKFNIAKTQDEAVKFATELNTKDIVLKAQVLAGGRGKGSFKNGLKGGVRMVDTPEKAGDIVGKMLKQYLVTKQTGAAGRICNMVMVTERKFPRREYYVAVMMERSFNGPVIIASSQGGVNIEDVAAENPEAITYEPIDIVKGITDDQVCRVIEKIGLQEHSADAADMIKKLYELFLKKDALLIEVNPYAEDAISGKFFCLDAKFRFDDNAEFRQKDLFKLRDTTQEDAKEIEAAKFDLNYIALDGNIGCMVNGAGLAMATMDIIKLYGGDPANFLDVGGGATAQAVTEAFKIILSDPNVSAILVNIFGGIMRCDVIAEGIINAAKNLDIQIPVIVRLQGTKVTEARKLIAESGLRIVPRDDLDEAAQLVVQLSEIVALAKKAGVEVRLQIPKYMM; from the exons ATGGCGACTTTACTTCCTCgttctttaaattttgctGAAACTGTTTTGCTCAAAAATGGAACCAAG ttATTGGCAGCATCTTCAAATAAAGTTCCAAACAAACAACAAGTTCGTAACTTAAATGTTCATGAATATGTCAGCTATACATTACTCCGCGATAATGGTATCCCAGTTCCCAAGTTCAATATTGCTAAGACACAGGACGAGGCAGTCAAGTTTGCCACTGAACTTAATACCaaagatattgttttaaaagctCAG gTTCTTGCTGGTGGCAGAGGTAAGGGTTCATTTAAAAATGGCCTTAAAGGCGGTGTCAGAATGGTGGATAC ACCTGAAAAGGCTGGAGATATTGTAGGCAAAATGTTAAAACAATACTTGGTCACTAAGCAAACTGGAGCTGCAGGACGTATTTGCAACATGGTGATGGTTACAGAGAGAAAGTTTCCCCGCAGAGAGTATTATGTTGCTGTAATGATGGAACGGAGTTTTAAC GGTCCAGTGATTATTGCTTCCTCACAAGGTGGTGTTAACATTGAAGATGTAGCTGCGGAAAATCCCGAGGCTATCACATATGAGCCCATAGATATTGTTAAAGGCATAACTGATGACCAAGTTTGCCGTGTTATTGAAAAG ATTGGTCTACAAGAACACTCTGCCGATGCTGCAGATATGATTAAGAAACTATACGAACTGTTTCTGAAGAAAGACGCCCTTCTCATTGAGGTGAATCCCTATGCGGAGGACGCTATTTCAGGAAAAT tcTTTTGCTTGGATGCCAAATTCCGGTTCGACGACAACGCTGAGTTCAGACAAAAGGATTTGTTTAAATTGAGGGACACGACGCAAGAGGATGCCAAGGAGATCGAAGCCGCCAAATTCGATTTGAACTACATTGCCCTTGATG GTAACATTGGTTGTATGGTGAACGGTGCCGGTCTCGCGATGGCCACGATGGACATCATCAAACTGTACGGAGGTGATCCAGCTAACTTCCTTGACGTTGGTGGTGGTGCTACTGCGCAGGCTGTGACG gAAGCGTTCAAAATCATCCTGTCTGATCCGAACGTGTCGGCCATTTTGGTGAACATCTTTGGAGGTATTATGCGGTGTGACGTCATCGCTGAGGGTATCATTAACGCGGCCAAGAACCTGGACATTCAGATTCCGGTCATCGTTCGTCTACAG GGCACTAAAGTCACCGAAGCCCGTAAGTTGATAGCCGAATCCGGGCTACGTATAGTGCCACGCGACGATCTGGACGAGGCGGCCCAACTGGTCGTACAGCTCTCGGAGATTGTGGCATTAGCCAAGAAGGCCGGAGTTGAGGTCCGACTCCAAATACCTAAATATATGATGTAG
- the LOC125061710 gene encoding uncharacterized protein LOC125061710, whose amino-acid sequence MVSKSKTGLFALGFFTLASLFIIISFVSPYWLVTDGKLKNPKFKRIGLWEVCFNGFEEVHHWYDTVFKDCWWIFEEEYYIIHDILLPGFFIATQFFFTITLLCIITSFILLYIYLRKEEDDDNYVTLLIIFGTTLVTGGFSGLISVITFGARGDGRDWMPNWEHNDLGWAFALGVVGVVLLFPAGILFLVEARVRKYKRLHEMQSREPSSYTMHERKVAFPGHTDI is encoded by the exons atggtATCCAAATCGAAGACCGGGCTATTTGCCCTaggattttttactttagcatccttatttataattatttcttttgttaGTCCATACTGGCTTGTTACTgatggaaaactaaaaaatcCGAAATTCAAAAGAATTG GTCTGTGGGAAGTTTGTTTTAATGGTTTTGAAGAGGTTCATCACTGGTATGATACAGTATTTAAAGATTGCTGGTGGATATTTGAAGAAgaatactatattatacacGATATTCTTCTGCCTGGATTTTTTATTGCTACTCAATtcttttttacaataactCTATTATGCATTATAACATCTTTTATCCTGCTCTATATTTACCTGAGAAAAGAAGAGGATGATGATAACTATGTAACTTTGCTTATAATATTTGGGACAACTCTTGTTACTGGTG GTTTCTCAGGATTAATATCAGTTATTACATTTGGAGCAAGAGGAGATGGAAGGGATTGGATGCCCAATTGGGAGCACAATGACCTTGGATGGGCATTTGCACTGGGTGTTGTAGGAGTGGTACTTCTCTTTCCTGCTGGAATACTGTTTCTAGTAGAAGCAAGAGTCAGGAAATACAAACGGTTACATGAAATGCAAAGTAGGGAGCCATCATCATATACAATGCATGAGCGAAAAGTGGCCTTTCCTGGTCATACTGATATTTAG
- the LOC125061871 gene encoding transcription termination factor 5, mitochondrial-like, whose translation MLLGRLKLCCRLQKFMRMISINHENLYTLCRHLGISKDKAHFIMLKQPYITKFCEEDIQSMVKTVYDLGYPKDILIDYPNLFYMLPVTLKNRYKILEECGFKEITPQLLLSYLNIMKQKTVGELRSGGLIPQFFNMENRLASCMTQWPTSLTTLIYGDVNSLTLHSLRLKIIQRYLELVIDLTEDEFLRGLKTYPTLQHRPLKAINETLVILQSQVAMPKYKIKSNLYLIHADPDNLTQILFKLRELGGIDVKDVIRMYPKLATKNYSTLQEIKDILEKHGIGSEAQSRCFQVFTLSPRTVEERLTHAKTTPEFSLYINHPRFLKIILYNKTVLKRIINLKNQNKKCLSLNVLSGSSVRYESFEKAPGDRLGKGKDLVFAISQVLGSGFPPKNIRNTLRKHPFWINIPLVEVKYVCDKLTKDFSPQDIYDNVAVLLYPWNKIRKTIEDIHKVEALNGHVDINKLNKTQQLSLVVYMIEKEHYFSGNGVWTDDQQKNIVNLESKPMTKLKKM comes from the coding sequence ATGTTACTTGGAAGACTTAAACTATGCTGCCGCCTCCAAAAGTTTATGAGAATGATCTCCATAAATCATGAGAATTTGTATACACTATGTAGGCATTTAGGAATAAGTAAGGATAAAGCTCATTTTATTATGCTTAAACAGCcgtatattacaaaattttgtGAAGAAGATATACAAAGTATGGTAAAAACTGTGTACGATTTAGGATATcctaaagatattttgatagATTAcccaaatttgttttatatgttaCCAGTTACTTTAAAAAACAGGTACAAAATATTAGAAGAATGTGgattcaaagaaataactcCTCAACTATTACTTTCATATCTcaatatcatgaaacagaaaactgTTGGTGAATTAAGAAGTGGTGGGCTGATACCTCAGTTTTTTAATATGGAAAATAGACTAGCGAGTTGCATGACACAGTGGCCTACCTCACTTACCACTTTAATATATGGTGACGTAAACTCATTAACATTGCATAGTTTAAGGTTGAAAATTATTCAAAGATACCTGGAACTTGTGATTGATCTTACTGAAGACGAATTTTTAAGAGGGCTAAAAACATATCCAACATTACAGCATCGACCTTTGAAAGCTATCAACGAAACATTAGTCATTTTACAATCCCAAGTTGCAATgccaaaatacaaaataaaatctaatttatatcTCATTCATGCTGATCCAGACAATCTTACGCAAATTTTGTTTAAGCTGAGAGAATTGGGAGGAATAGATGTAAAGGATGTTATAAGGATGTATCCAAAGTTGGCCACTAAAAACTACTCTACATTACAAGAGATAAAAGACATACTTGAAAAACATGGAATAGGTTCAGAAGCACAATCAAGATGTTTTCAAGTATTCACTCTAAGCCCAAGAACTGTTGAAGAACGATTAACACATGCAAAAACAACACCCGAGTTCAGCCTATATATCAATCATCCAAGATTCTTAAAAATCATTCTCTACAACAAGACAGTATtgaaaagaataataaatttaaaaaatcagaaCAAAAAGTGCTTAAGCCTTAATGTACTCTCTGGAAGTTCAGTACGATATGAATCATTTGAAAAAGCACCTGGAGACAGGCTTGGAAAAGGAAAGGATTTAGTATTTGCTATAAGCCAAGTTTTGGGTAGTGGTTTTCCTCCTAAAAATATTCGCAACACACTTAGAAAACACCCATTTTGGATTAATATACCATTAGTTGAAGTTAAGTATGTTTGTGATAAGTTAACCAAAGACTTTTCACCTCAAGATATATATGATAATGTTGCTGTTCTTTTATATCCTtggaataaaataagaaaaactaTTGAGGATATTCATAAAGTAGAAGCTTTAAATGGCCatgtagatataaataaactaaataaaactcaACAGTTAAGTTTGGTTGTTTATATGATTGAAAAAGAACATTACTTTTCGGGAAACGGTGTTTGGACAGATGATCAACAAAAGAATATAGTTAATTTAGAATCTAAACCtatgacaaaattaaaaaaaatgtaa